One window from the genome of Streptomyces sp. WZ-12 encodes:
- a CDS encoding DUF397 domain-containing protein translates to MRECDLSTAQWFKSSYSNGEGGNCVEVARWRKSTHSGHNNDDCLEVRDDLPGLVPVRDSKDPHGPALVFPADGWTSFIGALKGGRFRTA, encoded by the coding sequence ATGCGCGAGTGCGACCTGAGCACGGCTCAATGGTTCAAGAGCAGCTACAGCAACGGCGAAGGCGGGAACTGCGTCGAGGTCGCCCGCTGGCGCAAGAGCACCCACAGCGGCCACAACAACGACGACTGCCTGGAGGTCCGCGACGACCTCCCCGGCCTCGTCCCCGTCCGTGACAGCAAGGACCCGCACGGTCCGGCACTGGTCTTCCCGGCCGATGGCTGGACTTCGTTCATCGGCGCGCTCAAAGGCGGCCGTTTCAGGACCGCCTGA